A single region of the Elusimicrobium sp. An273 genome encodes:
- a CDS encoding 16S rRNA (guanine(527)-N(7))-methyltransferase RsmG, with protein sequence MQKQLIDFAARAGLPLSAEQADRLVQYAKLVWEKKDFLNLTSASSLEEILSRHICDGLTAAAKIYAMAHIKNLSSCHAADAGAGAGYIGITLAVALPQAQVTLIESLEKRCSFMNWALLQLGLSNAKVKKVRLGQGTKFAFDFLTERAMGQLPDILAACLSAVKPGGVFIAFQGEHPQTDVCDPHACGAVLLGVERYSLPCDDKKRHLALFEKREA encoded by the coding sequence ATGCAAAAGCAGCTCATTGATTTTGCGGCCCGGGCGGGCCTGCCTCTTTCCGCCGAGCAAGCCGACCGGCTGGTGCAATATGCCAAGCTGGTGTGGGAAAAAAAAGATTTTTTAAATTTAACCAGTGCCTCCAGCTTGGAAGAAATTCTCTCCCGCCATATTTGCGACGGGCTGACCGCCGCCGCCAAAATTTATGCCATGGCGCATATTAAAAATCTTTCTTCCTGCCACGCGGCGGATGCCGGGGCCGGGGCGGGATATATCGGCATTACGCTGGCCGTTGCCTTGCCGCAGGCGCAGGTAACGCTGATTGAAAGCCTGGAAAAACGCTGTTCGTTTATGAACTGGGCCCTCTTGCAGCTGGGCCTTTCAAACGCCAAAGTAAAAAAAGTGCGGCTGGGGCAGGGAACGAAATTCGCCTTTGATTTTTTAACCGAGCGCGCCATGGGCCAGCTGCCCGATATTTTGGCGGCTTGTTTAAGCGCCGTTAAGCCGGGGGGCGTGTTTATCGCTTTTCAGGGGGAACACCCGCAGACGGACGTGTGCGACCCGCACGCCTGCGGCGCGGTACTCTTGGGCGTAGAACGCTACAGTTTGCCGTGCGACGATAAAAAACGCCATTTGGCGCTGTTTGAAAAACGCGAAGCATAA
- the mnmG gene encoding tRNA uridine-5-carboxymethylaminomethyl(34) synthesis enzyme MnmG: MFVCEDQYDVIVIGGGHAGCEAALAAAKLGAKTLLLSQSLDTVAQMSCNPSIGGIAKGQIVREIDALGGAMGRVTDHAALHYHMLNTGKGPAVHSPRVQCDKKVYQFTFKHFLELQPNLDIMQDEAVKISVSDNAVDGVLTLRNTFYHTKSVILTTGTFLAGTIHIGTEMFRGGRYNDMPSDGLAKNLREELKLNILRFKTGTPMRINARGLDYSKFRLQPSDNPLQPISHFTDVTEQSKRTFLSCYITRTTLETDKILRSNFQRSAMYSGNIHSLGPRYCPSVEDKIKKFPDVTSHPLFLEPEGFHTEEFYIQGFSTSMPEDVQRALIKSVPGMEKATITRPGYAIEYDFSDPRDLFPSLESKRIPGLFMAGQINGTTGYEEAGGQGIMAGINAALKVQGKEPFVLRRDEAYIGVLIDDLINKGVNEPYRMFTSRAEYRILLRNDNADLRLMPHAFKLGMLDKKYQAPFEKYKALCQKLIDHPNAPADEDETELFPWTVQKARTHADIYHKYAGYYERNKKDAERLAEMDSVKIPEGFDPSSVRGLLFESAQKLAAVKPQTLGQAGRIPGVTPADLQLLAVHIERFRRLKNAKAAH, from the coding sequence ATGTTTGTTTGTGAAGATCAGTATGATGTCATTGTGATTGGGGGCGGGCATGCCGGCTGCGAAGCCGCGCTGGCGGCTGCCAAACTGGGCGCCAAGACCCTGCTGCTTAGCCAAAGCTTAGATACGGTTGCTCAAATGTCGTGCAATCCCTCTATCGGCGGCATTGCCAAAGGCCAAATCGTGCGCGAAATTGACGCGCTGGGCGGAGCCATGGGGCGCGTAACCGATCACGCCGCCCTGCATTACCATATGCTCAACACCGGCAAAGGCCCGGCGGTGCATTCCCCGCGCGTGCAGTGCGACAAAAAAGTCTATCAATTTACCTTCAAGCATTTTCTGGAACTCCAGCCCAACCTGGATATCATGCAGGACGAAGCCGTCAAAATTTCGGTCTCCGACAACGCGGTAGACGGCGTGCTGACGCTTCGCAACACGTTTTATCACACCAAAAGCGTGATCTTGACTACGGGCACTTTTTTGGCGGGGACGATTCACATCGGCACGGAAATGTTCCGCGGCGGCCGCTACAACGATATGCCTTCGGACGGGCTGGCCAAAAACCTGCGGGAAGAGCTGAAACTAAATATCCTGCGCTTTAAAACGGGCACGCCGATGCGCATTAACGCCCGCGGGCTGGATTATTCCAAATTCCGTCTCCAGCCGTCCGACAATCCGCTCCAGCCCATTTCGCATTTTACGGACGTAACCGAACAGTCCAAACGCACTTTTTTAAGCTGCTACATTACCCGCACCACCCTGGAAACGGACAAAATCCTGCGCAGCAATTTCCAACGCTCCGCCATGTACAGCGGCAACATTCACAGCTTGGGGCCGCGGTATTGTCCGTCGGTGGAAGATAAAATCAAAAAATTTCCGGACGTTACCAGCCACCCGCTCTTTTTGGAGCCGGAAGGCTTTCACACCGAAGAATTTTATATACAAGGCTTTTCCACCAGCATGCCCGAAGACGTTCAGCGCGCGCTGATTAAATCCGTCCCGGGCATGGAAAAAGCCACCATTACGCGGCCCGGATATGCCATTGAGTACGATTTTTCCGACCCGCGCGATTTGTTCCCTTCGCTGGAAAGCAAACGGATCCCCGGGCTGTTTATGGCGGGGCAGATTAACGGCACCACCGGCTACGAAGAGGCCGGCGGGCAGGGGATTATGGCGGGCATCAACGCCGCGCTGAAGGTGCAGGGCAAGGAGCCTTTTGTCCTGCGGCGCGACGAAGCCTACATCGGCGTGCTGATTGACGATTTAATCAACAAAGGCGTCAACGAGCCGTACCGGATGTTTACCTCCCGTGCGGAGTACCGCATTCTGTTGCGCAACGACAATGCAGACCTGCGCCTTATGCCGCACGCCTTTAAACTGGGCATGCTGGACAAAAAATACCAGGCGCCCTTTGAAAAATACAAAGCGCTGTGCCAAAAACTGATTGACCACCCCAACGCCCCGGCGGATGAGGACGAAACGGAACTCTTCCCCTGGACGGTGCAAAAAGCCCGCACCCATGCGGATATTTATCACAAATACGCCGGCTATTACGAGCGCAACAAAAAAGACGCCGAGCGGCTGGCCGAAATGGACAGCGTCAAAATTCCCGAAGGGTTTGACCCGTCCTCCGTGCGCGGCCTGTTGTTTGAAAGTGCCCAAAAGCTGGCGGCGGTTAAACCGCAAACCTTGGGCCAAGCCGGCCGTATTCCGGGCGTAACGCCGGCGGATTTGCAGCTTTTGGCCGTGCATATTGAACGCTTTAGGAGGCTTAAAAATGCAAAAGCAGCTCATTGA
- the mnmE gene encoding tRNA uridine-5-carboxymethylaminomethyl(34) synthesis GTPase MnmE has product MQHTICALATGAGGAVALVRLSGPEVCRLLAVLTRRPQPPEPRKQALRTIYDGDAVLDKALVTYFQAPHSFTGEDVAEFAVHASPYIKGRLLELLCQNGAVMAKRGEFSQRAFLNGKMDLVEAQGLCDLIASGNKAAHKLAMDSLDGKLSARLEEIKKRLSELLAQIEVRLDDVDEEMTPLSDDFVRGELSAVLGHIKALADTFSVGKYIKDGLKTAIVGAPNSGKSSLLNALVGFDRAIVSDQSGTTRDTVEETLEINGQKIILTDTAGIREHALDPAEKEGMRRSHRAMEAADLILFVLDASRPLTPEEQELWQDIRRQNKRTVLVWNKSDLSASRPTLQAQEQYPSVSVSCKTGDGLNALKDLITADVTEAQTADGLMISNLRHYEALLRAQTELESALIRLESHAGGEIYAEHLRRALNDLQDLIGEVTPDDVLGIIFSKFCMGK; this is encoded by the coding sequence ATGCAACATACCATCTGCGCTTTGGCTACGGGAGCTGGCGGGGCGGTCGCTTTGGTGCGGCTGTCCGGCCCGGAAGTTTGCCGTCTGCTCGCGGTGCTTACTCGCCGCCCGCAACCGCCCGAACCGCGCAAGCAGGCGCTTCGCACGATTTACGACGGAGACGCGGTTTTGGATAAAGCCCTTGTTACGTATTTTCAGGCCCCGCATTCTTTTACCGGAGAAGACGTGGCGGAGTTTGCCGTTCACGCCTCGCCCTACATCAAAGGCCGGCTGCTGGAGCTGTTGTGCCAAAACGGCGCGGTGATGGCCAAGCGGGGGGAATTTTCCCAGCGGGCTTTTTTAAACGGGAAAATGGACTTGGTGGAAGCGCAGGGATTGTGCGATTTAATTGCCTCGGGCAACAAAGCCGCGCACAAATTGGCGATGGACTCGCTGGACGGAAAACTGTCGGCGCGGCTGGAAGAAATCAAAAAACGCCTTTCCGAATTGCTGGCGCAGATTGAGGTGCGCCTGGATGATGTGGACGAGGAAATGACGCCCCTGTCGGACGATTTTGTGCGGGGGGAACTCAGCGCCGTTTTGGGGCACATTAAAGCGCTCGCGGATACTTTTTCCGTCGGCAAATACATTAAAGACGGATTAAAAACCGCCATCGTGGGCGCGCCCAACAGCGGCAAATCCAGCCTGCTTAATGCGCTGGTGGGGTTTGACCGGGCCATCGTGTCCGACCAAAGCGGCACGACGCGCGACACCGTGGAAGAAACGCTGGAAATAAACGGCCAAAAAATTATTTTAACCGATACCGCCGGCATTCGCGAACACGCCTTGGATCCGGCGGAAAAAGAAGGCATGCGCCGCAGCCACCGCGCAATGGAAGCGGCGGATTTGATTTTATTCGTGCTGGATGCGTCCCGCCCGCTTACGCCGGAAGAACAGGAATTATGGCAGGACATCCGCCGCCAAAACAAACGCACCGTGCTGGTGTGGAACAAGAGCGATTTATCCGCTAGCCGCCCCACGCTGCAAGCGCAGGAGCAATATCCGTCCGTCTCGGTTTCGTGCAAAACGGGGGACGGGTTAAACGCGCTGAAAGATTTGATTACGGCCGACGTAACCGAAGCGCAGACGGCGGACGGACTGATGATTTCCAACCTGCGCCATTACGAAGCGCTGCTGCGGGCCCAAACGGAGCTGGAAAGCGCGCTGATTCGCTTGGAATCGCACGCCGGCGGGGAAATTTACGCCGAACATCTGCGCCGGGCGTTGAATGATTTGCAAGATTTAATCGGAGAAGTTACCCCCGATGACGTGCTGGGGATTATCTTCTCGAAGTTTTGTATGGGGAAATAA
- a CDS encoding flavodoxin family protein, with the protein MAKKVLVLTGSPRQLGNSALLADAFIQGVKAAGHTAQVFETAFHPVLPCKACDKCWTTGKPCVFKDDFEKLAPMLEEADVLVLCTPLYWFNMTAQLKAAVDKLYAYMKPNAPRKLKIKECVLLSAAEGNEQDGDYEGLKATYKAIADYLKWTDRGMILAGGTWDAGDVIKTGKLKEALELGRTL; encoded by the coding sequence ATGGCTAAAAAAGTATTGGTTTTAACCGGCAGTCCGCGCCAGCTGGGCAACAGCGCCCTCTTGGCCGATGCTTTTATACAGGGCGTGAAAGCCGCCGGGCATACGGCCCAAGTGTTTGAAACCGCTTTTCATCCGGTTTTGCCCTGCAAAGCCTGCGACAAATGCTGGACGACCGGCAAACCGTGCGTTTTTAAGGACGATTTTGAAAAACTGGCCCCGATGCTGGAAGAAGCCGACGTGCTGGTGTTGTGCACGCCGCTGTATTGGTTTAATATGACGGCCCAGCTTAAAGCCGCGGTGGACAAGCTCTACGCCTATATGAAGCCCAACGCGCCGCGGAAACTGAAAATTAAAGAATGCGTGCTGCTTTCCGCCGCCGAAGGCAATGAACAGGACGGCGATTATGAAGGCTTGAAAGCCACCTACAAGGCCATTGCCGATTATTTAAAATGGACAGACCGCGGCATGATTTTGGCCGGCGGCACCTGGGACGCGGGCGACGTGATTAAAACCGGCAAGCTAAAAGAAGCCCTGGAGCTGGGCCGCACCCTTTAA
- the jag gene encoding RNA-binding cell elongation regulator Jag/EloR, giving the protein MPSKIKVQAREVSEAIAKGLKELGLRRDQVEVTVLENPKKGFLGIGARPAVVELRQKRWSTADLDSQIYMDVPKKRSSKSSRGGRGRKDRSESRGGRRNSRKSEYTNTQPREAREKQPKANEPQLLPSEAIQNAVIPENLKAPMQEAKEYLEKVLTHMGVKVENLNVWWDEKQQRILLTFDCDHPAIVIGKEGKTLEAIQYLCTLALSRHFDKPISVITDTQNYWRKAEDKIDAEIAKGIDMIKRGNSVFRFRPMSAQLRRYIHRAVEGNEFVTTASEGEGKWRKVTLRPTEKALELAHAHTAPADFVPGVIGEDIPEQTPAQEAVAEAEKEKELNEYHESCSCCAGEAETPAQEAAQPAPVQAAQTPVQETVTVHETITVQETLTVTPVQQPAAEPAPKAEEKPACSCGPLFDAPAEQPKTENK; this is encoded by the coding sequence ATGCCAAGCAAAATTAAAGTACAAGCAAGAGAAGTATCCGAAGCCATTGCAAAAGGGCTAAAAGAATTAGGATTAAGAAGAGACCAAGTGGAAGTAACCGTATTGGAAAACCCCAAAAAAGGCTTTTTGGGCATTGGGGCCCGCCCGGCGGTGGTGGAACTGCGCCAAAAACGCTGGAGCACGGCGGATTTGGATTCCCAAATCTATATGGACGTGCCGAAAAAACGTTCCTCCAAGTCTTCCCGCGGCGGCCGCGGCCGCAAAGACCGCTCCGAATCCCGCGGCGGACGCAGAAACTCCCGCAAGAGCGAATATACCAACACGCAGCCGCGTGAAGCCCGCGAAAAACAGCCCAAAGCCAACGAGCCGCAATTGCTGCCGAGCGAGGCCATTCAAAATGCCGTCATTCCGGAAAATTTAAAAGCTCCCATGCAGGAAGCCAAAGAATACTTGGAAAAAGTGCTTACGCATATGGGCGTGAAAGTGGAAAATTTGAACGTCTGGTGGGACGAAAAACAACAGCGCATTTTACTTACGTTTGACTGCGACCACCCGGCTATTGTAATTGGAAAAGAAGGCAAAACGCTGGAAGCCATTCAATACTTGTGCACGTTGGCCTTAAGCCGCCATTTTGACAAGCCGATCTCCGTCATTACCGACACGCAGAACTACTGGAGAAAAGCCGAAGACAAAATTGACGCCGAAATTGCCAAAGGCATTGATATGATTAAACGCGGCAACAGCGTCTTCCGCTTCCGCCCGATGAGTGCCCAGCTGCGCCGCTACATCCACCGCGCCGTGGAAGGCAACGAATTTGTTACCACCGCCTCGGAAGGGGAAGGCAAATGGCGCAAAGTAACCCTGCGCCCCACCGAAAAAGCCCTTGAGCTGGCGCACGCCCACACTGCCCCGGCGGATTTTGTGCCCGGCGTCATCGGGGAAGACATTCCCGAACAAACGCCCGCCCAAGAAGCCGTAGCCGAAGCGGAAAAAGAAAAAGAATTAAACGAATACCACGAATCCTGCTCCTGCTGTGCAGGCGAGGCGGAAACGCCCGCCCAGGAAGCGGCCCAACCGGCCCCTGTGCAAGCGGCGCAAACCCCGGTGCAGGAAACCGTAACGGTGCACGAAACCATTACCGTGCAGGAAACGCTGACTGTTACCCCGGTGCAGCAGCCTGCCGCCGAACCGGCCCCGAAGGCCGAAGAAAAACCGGCTTGCAGCTGCGGCCCGCTCTTTGACGCGCCGGCCGAACAGCCCAAAACGGAAAACAAATAA
- the yidC gene encoding membrane protein insertase YidC: MNRQFLITAMLFLLIITGYNQFVTIPRARAAQQAAEAQLKKAEQESQRQTAAQAVLASASPVSKETASAPKPEEFFTLSLPQADVTFSSKGAGIKTYLFKDTIEDVDLTPYKGEGYFATLPQVDFAEFARTKNSITFVGDIVPGFSVYKEYRFNDNGINNVSVTFENNTAQALAVSPWNWNFGPGLATVKSEMNDNERESKAVYLVQEKNKKKPTLEVFAKGDKQPELPWLWAGIENRYFLAVLIPQGWKPGDLAASKEKIGTQKRLWGLAGEGTLEGPQFSVGVPGVTVEAKSKETYKSDFYFGPKDYKQFLTLPYHLDRSIAFGFFGALGKIARNILEMFYGWTGNYGVAIIMITVLLQAILFKFTLMQLKSAAQMRKIQPEMKRIQDKYKGNPESLNRETLALYRKYKVNPLAGCLPMLIQLPIFLALYNALRTSWSLHGAKFVFWITDLSSKDPYYLLPILMGAVMYFQQKGNIPAGTDPAQAAMFKYMPLIFTLLFMNFPSGLVLYWLTNSLLTFGIQTFVNKKIAKAN, encoded by the coding sequence ATGAACAGACAGTTTCTAATTACGGCAATGTTGTTCTTGCTGATAATTACGGGTTACAACCAGTTTGTAACCATTCCGCGAGCCCGCGCGGCGCAGCAAGCCGCCGAGGCCCAGCTGAAAAAAGCCGAACAAGAATCCCAGCGCCAAACGGCCGCACAAGCCGTCTTGGCCAGTGCCTCTCCCGTCAGCAAAGAAACCGCTTCCGCTCCCAAACCCGAAGAATTCTTTACCCTCAGCCTTCCTCAGGCCGATGTTACTTTTTCTTCCAAAGGGGCGGGTATCAAAACCTACCTGTTTAAAGATACCATTGAAGATGTGGATTTAACCCCTTACAAAGGAGAGGGGTACTTTGCCACCTTGCCGCAGGTAGACTTTGCGGAATTTGCCCGCACCAAAAATTCCATTACGTTTGTGGGGGATATCGTCCCCGGGTTCAGCGTATATAAAGAGTACCGTTTTAACGATAACGGCATTAACAATGTGTCCGTTACGTTTGAAAACAACACCGCTCAGGCGCTGGCCGTATCGCCGTGGAATTGGAATTTCGGCCCGGGGCTCGCCACCGTCAAAAGCGAAATGAACGACAACGAGCGCGAGTCGAAAGCGGTGTATTTGGTGCAGGAGAAAAATAAGAAAAAACCGACCTTGGAAGTCTTTGCCAAAGGCGACAAACAGCCCGAACTGCCCTGGTTGTGGGCCGGCATTGAAAACCGCTACTTCCTGGCGGTGCTGATTCCGCAAGGCTGGAAGCCGGGCGATTTGGCCGCTTCTAAAGAAAAAATCGGTACGCAAAAACGGTTGTGGGGCCTTGCCGGCGAAGGTACGTTGGAAGGGCCGCAGTTTTCCGTCGGCGTGCCGGGCGTAACGGTGGAAGCCAAATCCAAAGAAACGTATAAATCGGATTTTTATTTCGGGCCGAAAGATTATAAGCAGTTCTTAACCCTGCCGTATCATTTAGACCGTTCCATCGCGTTCGGTTTCTTTGGTGCGCTGGGTAAAATTGCCCGCAACATCTTGGAAATGTTCTACGGCTGGACGGGCAACTACGGCGTAGCCATTATTATGATTACCGTTTTGCTGCAGGCAATCTTGTTTAAATTTACGCTGATGCAGCTTAAATCGGCCGCTCAAATGCGCAAAATCCAACCCGAAATGAAACGCATCCAGGATAAATACAAAGGCAATCCGGAATCCCTCAACCGCGAAACGCTGGCCTTGTACCGCAAATACAAAGTCAACCCGCTGGCGGGCTGCCTGCCGATGCTCATTCAGCTGCCTATTTTCCTGGCGTTGTACAACGCCCTGCGGACGTCGTGGTCTTTGCACGGGGCGAAGTTTGTGTTCTGGATTACGGATTTGTCGTCTAAAGATCCGTACTATTTACTGCCCATTTTAATGGGTGCGGTGATGTATTTCCAGCAAAAAGGCAACATCCCCGCCGGGACGGATCCGGCGCAGGCTGCCATGTTTAAATATATGCCGCTTATTTTTACCTTGTTGTTTATGAATTTCCCTTCGGGGTTGGTGCTGTACTGGCTGACCAACAGCCTGCTCACGTTCGGAATTCAAACCTTTGTTAATAAAAAAATCGCGAAAGCGAATTAA
- the yidD gene encoding membrane protein insertion efficiency factor YidD gives MNRLSLLLKDLLLLLLNIFMLLVRPFLGPRGVCRFEPTCSQYAKQAITKHGAFKGGWLALVRVLKCHPLHPGGYDPVP, from the coding sequence ATGAACAGACTTTCGCTTTTATTAAAGGATTTGTTGCTTTTGCTTCTCAACATCTTTATGTTGCTGGTTCGCCCTTTTTTGGGGCCCAGGGGCGTGTGCCGCTTTGAGCCGACATGCAGCCAATACGCAAAGCAAGCGATCACCAAACACGGCGCGTTTAAAGGGGGATGGCTCGCGCTGGTGCGGGTGTTAAAATGCCACCCTTTGCATCCGGGCGGATATGACCCGGTGCCCTAG
- the rnpA gene encoding ribonuclease P protein component, with protein MPSYGLPRSSRLHLKKDFQQVIHGGAKLQYNGVILWWRSGPENTRPARFAVVVSRKLGPAVVRNRAKRLLREAFRLNRKNIKEGTDLVFSPRESEKITHVHAAQEALKTLCGKAALLKHSSENKS; from the coding sequence ATGCCGTCTTACGGTCTGCCGCGAAGTAGCCGCCTGCACCTCAAGAAAGATTTTCAGCAGGTCATCCATGGCGGTGCCAAACTGCAGTATAACGGCGTTATACTGTGGTGGCGGTCCGGCCCGGAGAATACCCGGCCGGCCCGTTTTGCGGTAGTGGTGTCCAGAAAACTGGGCCCGGCGGTTGTACGCAACCGCGCCAAAAGACTTTTAAGAGAAGCTTTCAGACTGAACAGAAAAAATATAAAAGAAGGGACTGACCTTGTTTTCAGCCCCCGGGAAAGCGAAAAAATAACCCATGTGCACGCAGCGCAGGAAGCGCTCAAGACACTGTGCGGCAAAGCCGCTTTATTAAAACACTCTTCAGAAAATAAGTCTTAA
- the rpmH gene encoding 50S ribosomal protein L34, with the protein MLPTYRPNKRRRAKHIGFRARMATAGGRKVLSARRAKGRHELIRA; encoded by the coding sequence ATGTTACCGACCTACAGACCTAACAAAAGAAGACGTGCCAAACATATCGGATTCAGAGCCAGAATGGCTACCGCCGGCGGGAGAAAAGTACTCAGCGCCAGAAGAGCCAAAGGCCGCCACGAATTGATCAGAGCTTAA